A section of the Actinomycetota bacterium genome encodes:
- a CDS encoding PadR family transcriptional regulator, protein LEPQGFVRSYWGETGPGARRKYYTITEKGRAAYRQNLEDWKRARTLIDRLVSGTEQEG, encoded by the coding sequence GCCTTGAACCGCAGGGTTTCGTTCGATCGTACTGGGGCGAAACGGGTCCGGGTGCACGACGGAAGTACTACACGATAACCGAGAAGGGTCGCGCAGCTTATCGGCAAAACCTAGAGGACTGGAAGCGTGCACGTACGTTAATTGATCGCCTGGTGTCAGGCACGGAGCAGGAGGGGTGA